The sequence AATGTATGTAAATGACGGAACACAGTGGCTGTCACAGGAAATCCCGGCGGAAGCGCTTGGCGCATATGATACAAAAGAAGCTATGATGTCCTACCTTGGGGATCCTTCAGCTTATACGGAAGTCGGAACAGAGGATATTGACGGGGTATCCGCTGTTAAGCTTGAAGGAAAACTCTCAGGAGATGAATTAAAAGAAGCTGTTGAAAGTTCAGGCTCTCTTGACTCACTTTCTTCCTTAGGGCTTGATTCAGCTACAATATCAGGCTTATATGAAGATCTCGGCGAAGTTCCTATATATGTATGGCTTGACGCTGAAACAAACTATCCTGTTAAATATGAAATGGATATGACGGCTGTAATGCAGAAATTAATGGATAATATTATGGCGGCCGCTCCTGAAGCAGCCAATGCCGAAGCGTCTATATCATTTACAAAATTCAAAATGTCTATGACATGCTCAAACTTTAATGAAGCTACAGATTTTGAAATTCCTGCTGAAGCCAAATAATTGATTATTGAAAACCCTTGCTGTTTATCGGCAAGGGCTTTATTTTTGGTATATATTGCAAATAAACGTCCATGGTAGTATAATTCAAAAGATTATTATAATATTTTATAGGAAGGGTTGGAAACATGTTTTATATTGTTCTTTTTTTAACGGCGGGTTTTTTGGTCGGTTACAAGTTGAACCTCTCAGACAAAATTATTAAGATAAACGGAAGGATTCAAACAATATCGCTTTTTGCGCTTATATTTGTTATGGGTATGGGGATAGGCTCGGACAAAGAAGTGCTCAAAAGTATACCGGCGATAGGGGCTAAAGCATTGGTTTATTCTGCATTTGCTGTTTTTTTCAGCGTTTTGGCAGTTTATCTGTTTTCTTTTATAATAGAACGTAAAAAAGGGGAGTAAAAAATGAGCATATGCATTGTGATTGCGCTTGTAATAGGGGTTTTTGCCGGTATGTTTGTACCTTCAGAGCATAAAGAAGTTATAAACAGTTTGTCATCGGTTATATTGTACATACTCATATTTTATGTCGGTATAGATTTAGGGTTGAATAAAGATATATTTCCTAAAATTAAAAGTATGGGAGTAAAAGTCCTTCTTGTTCCGCTCGGTGAAATTATAGGGAGTTTTATAGGCGGAGCTTTATTAAGCTTTTTTGTTTCGGAAACTATGAAAGAAAGCCTGTCCGTAACTATGGGTATGGGTTGGTACAGCTTTTCGGGGATACTTATAAGCGAGGCGGGAAATCCTGCTCTTGGAGCGCTTGCATTCCTGTCAAATGTTTTTAGGGAGGTACTGGCTTTCATAACAATTCCTTTTGCCGCAAAACATTTGAATTATTATTGTGCCGTTGCGACAGCCGGGGCTACGTCCATGGATACGACGCTTGGCGTTATTTCAAGGAATACAAACGGGAAAACGGCGGTAGTTTCTTTTATATCAGGAATGGTTATAACTATGCTTGTGCCTGTAATAGTGCCGATTTTTGTTTAAAGATATTTGTTTTGTTGTATAATAAGTTAAAACTGTATTCAGGGGTGCTTAAATGGTTGTAGGTACAGGATGCGATATTATTGAAATTAAGCGTATCAGGGAAGCGTCGGAAAACTTAACATTTCTTAATAAATGCTTTTCTGATGATGAAATGGCGCTGTTTAGAAAAAGGAAAATGCGGTTTGAAACAGTGGCGGGTAATTTTGCTGCGAAGGAAGCCGTATCAAAAGCATTGGGGACAGGTTTTCGAGGGTTTGGCATAAAGGAAATTGAGGTATTGAGAGATGAATTTGAAGCGCCTTTTGTGATATTAAGCGGCGGGGCGCTTAAAATTGCTCTTGATAAGAAGATAATGAATATTAAGGTCAGTATAAGCCACTGCCGAGATTATGCAATGGCTTATGCCGTTGCGGAAGGCGGCGAATTATGAAAGTTGCAGACGGAACGCAAATGCATGCCATAGATAAAATGGCTATTGAAAAGTATGGTATTCCGGGAATAGTTTTGATGGAAAACGCATCAAAAGCAGTAAGCCTGAAATGTATTGAAATTCTTAATGAGATAAAAGGAAGGACAGCCGTTGCCGTATGCGGAAGCGGAAATAACGGGGGAGACGGTTTTGCCGTTGCCCGAATGCTTTACTGTTATGGCATAAAAATATCGGTTATATTTATAGGAGAAGAGAAAAAACTGACAAACGATGCAAAAGTAAATTTTGAATCGCTTAAAAAAATCGGCATTGATATTTGTACGGATATTAATTGTATTGAAAAATGTTTTAATGAAACCGATATAATTATAGACGCCATATTTGGCACGGGATTTAAGGGAAAACCGCGTTTTCCGGCAAGCAAAGTTATTGAAATGATTAATTCCAGCGGCAAAAAGGTTATCAGTATTGACATACCGAGCGGTGTGGATGCGGATAACGGACATGTTGATACGGTTGCCGTAAAGGCAGATGAAACGGTAACGTTTGCCTACCATAAGATTGGCTGTATATTGTATCCGGGAGCGGAGTATTGCGGAAATATTACAGTGGCTAATATATCCATACCAAATGATGTTGAAAATATGATTGAAATAAAAGGAAATATTGCCGCGCCAAAAGATATATGGAGTTTAATTCCAAAAAGGAAAGCAAGAAGCAATAAAGGGACATACGGCAAATTATTTGTAATTGCCGGAAGTGAAGAAATGACAGGGGCGGGGGCTTTGTGCTGCAAAGCTGCCTACAAAAGCGGATGCGGCGTTGTCAATGCATGTACGCTTAAAAAATGTGCGGACGTTATGCATATATTAGTTCCGGAGGCTGTTGTAAGGATACTTCCAGGATATGACGGAAAATTTTTTAAAGACAGTTTTGACGTTGTGAGCGAAGATTTAAGAAGGGCGGATTCCGTTGTTATTGGTCCGGGTATCGGCAAAGGAAAAGATGTTTCTGAATTTACAGAAAAAATTTTGTTGGAGGCGGAATGCAATGTTTTGATTGATGCCGACGGGCTTAACGGAATTGCAGATTCAAAAAGTATTTTGAAAAAGATGAAAAAAATTCCGATTATTACGCCTCATCCAATGGAGTTCAGCCGCCTTACGGGGCTTGGAATAAACGAAATACTTGATAATACAGTCGGCGAGGCGCTTAAATTCGCAGAAAAGTATAATACGGTAGTTTTGTTGAAGGACGCAAGGACGGTAATTGCTTCGCCATGGGGAGATTATTATATAAACATGACAGGCAACAATTCGCTGGCTAAAGGTGGAAGCGGCGACGTACTTTCCGGAATTATAGGAGGCTTTATGGCTCAGGGGATAGAGCCGTATAAGGCGGCTGTCGCCGGGGCTTATATCCACGGTACATGCGGAGATCTGGCCTCGGAAAAACTTGGTATGTACGGGGTAGACGCCGGAGATATTGCCAGATATATACCGCTTGCTATGAATTTCATTAAAGACAAGGCAGAAAAGTTTAAGTAATAGACTGCATGGACCTTTTCGTATAATAACATTATAAAAACGAAAGGGGATTATACAATGAAATTTATCAGAGGTTTTGGGCTTTTATTCAGTCTGTTTGCCGCTGTGGCTATGTGCGGATGCTCAGAAGCCGGCGACAGCAGAAGCGCAATGGAAAAAATACAAGACCAGCTTACACAAATGCAAAGCTATAAGTGTACGGCGGATGTGACAAGGATTTCAAACAAAGGCGAGAATACGTTCAGTACAGTGCAGTACTATAATTCAACCGGCGAGTATCGCATGGAGATAACCGCCCCGGAAAGTGCGGCGGGTAATTATACTGTTTACGACGGAAAAAAGGTATATCAATACAACAGCAAGCTTAACAGCAATATGGCTGTTGAAGTTGATGAGAACCAGGCGCGCAACGAACTGTTTTTGGGCCAGTTTGTTAAAAATTACATGCAGAGCGAAGGCGTTGCGGTTGAAACGGCTAAAATGGATGAAGGAAGATGTACTGTTTTGGAAGCCGTTATTCCTGGAAATTATAAGTATACTTCTACTGAGAAGCTTTGGGTTGACAATGAAACTTTGAAGCCTGTGCAGTTTATAATATACGATATTGAAGGGAAAGAAAGATATATAGTTACTTACAACGAATTTGAATATAATGTGGAATTTGAAGACGGCACGTTTAAAGTTCCGCAATAAATGGAGATGTTAAAATGTATTACAAACGAACTGTGGCAGAAATAAATTTAGATGCGGTTGATTTTAATATTAAAAGAATAAGGGAAAAAGTTCCTTCGGGAGTGCGGATACTCGGAACGGTTAAAGCCGACGGTTACGGTCATGGGGCTGTTGAAGTGAGCGAAGTATTGAAAGAAAACGGCGTCGATATATTTGCAGTTGCAATGTTGGATGAAGCCGTACATTTAAGAAAAAACGGCATAGACGACGAAATATTGATACTTGGTTTTACACCTGCAAATTATATTTCGGAAGTTATTAAATACGATATAATACAAACTGTTTCAAGCATACATGAAGCCCAAATTATTTCTGCCGAAGCAAAAAAACAAAACAAAACGGCAAAAGTACATATTAAAATTGATACGGGAATGGGTCGGTTGGGTTTTCCGGCCTGTCCTGAGTCCGTAAAAAAGATAATTGATATAGCTGAAATGGATAATCTGGTAATTGACGGTATTTTTACACATTTTGCGGTAAGCGATATAAAAGATAAATCATTTACAAAAATCCAAAGGGATAAGTTTGTTTGTATAATAAACTCACTGGAAGAAAGCGGGGTTAATATACCCGTTAAGCATTGTGCAAATAGTGCGGCTATAATTGACTTTGACGATTTATTTTTTAATATGGTGCGCCCGGGTATTATTTTATACGGGCTTTATCCGTCGGATGAAGTTAGAAAAGAAAATCTTCCTTTGATGCCGGCTATGAGCCTGAAAACTCAGGTATCATTTATAAAAGAGGTTGAAGATAAAACGACAATCAGCTACGGAAGAACATATGCGGCAAACGGAAGGCGGAAAATTGCAACGCTGCCTGTGGGATATGCTGACGGCTTTAGCAGGCTGTTATCCAATAAAGGGTTTGCAGTTGTTGGCGGCGTTAAAGTTCCTATTACAGGAAGGATATGTATGGATCAGTGTATGGTTGATATAACGGATGTTGACGGTGTTGAAGTTCAAGACGAGATTGTTTTGATAGGCAGAATGGGAAATGCAGAAATAACAGCCGACGAAGTGGCTGAAATAATCGGTACAATTAATTATGAGGTTGTATGTATGATTGATAAAAGGGTGCCGAGGGTATATTTTAAGGGCGGCAAAATTGTTAAGGAAGTTAACGCCATTAACAGCTAAAATATAATCGGAAACTTTATTGTATAATGCCTTAGGTTTGTGGGGAAAATACTACTAACCTTAGGTGTGATAATTTTTAGTACATATTGTAATCTGTAGTTCAGTATATCACACTTAAAATTAACTAACATTTTGTTTAGTGGAGTGTGAAAATTGTGATAGTAAAAAGAGGAGATATATTTTATGCCGATTTAAGCCCTGTTGTCGGTTCGGAGCAGGGCGGAGTAAGGCCGGTTTTGATTATACAAAATGATATAGGCAACAAATACAGCCCAACTGTTATATGCGCGGCCATTACCAGCCAGATTAATAAGGCAAAATTGCCGACACACATAGAAATTGATGCAGTTAAGTACACATTGGTAAAAGATTCCGTTATATTGTTGGAGCAGATAAGAACTATAGATAAAAAAAGGCTTAGAGAGAAGGTTTCCCATCTTGATACGGCCATAATGAAAAAAGTAAACGAAGCGTTATTTATCAGTTTGGCATTATAAATTTGAAATAAAAAAGGCACGCTTAAAT is a genomic window of Anaerotignum faecicola containing:
- the acpS gene encoding holo-ACP synthase, with the translated sequence MVVGTGCDIIEIKRIREASENLTFLNKCFSDDEMALFRKRKMRFETVAGNFAAKEAVSKALGTGFRGFGIKEIEVLRDEFEAPFVILSGGALKIALDKKIMNIKVSISHCRDYAMAYAVAEGGEL
- a CDS encoding lysine exporter LysO family protein, with product MSICIVIALVIGVFAGMFVPSEHKEVINSLSSVILYILIFYVGIDLGLNKDIFPKIKSMGVKVLLVPLGEIIGSFIGGALLSFFVSETMKESLSVTMGMGWYSFSGILISEAGNPALGALAFLSNVFREVLAFITIPFAAKHLNYYCAVATAGATSMDTTLGVISRNTNGKTAVVSFISGMVITMLVPVIVPIFV
- a CDS encoding lysine exporter LysO family protein, producing the protein MFYIVLFLTAGFLVGYKLNLSDKIIKINGRIQTISLFALIFVMGMGIGSDKEVLKSIPAIGAKALVYSAFAVFFSVLAVYLFSFIIERKKGE
- a CDS encoding type II toxin-antitoxin system PemK/MazF family toxin produces the protein MIVKRGDIFYADLSPVVGSEQGGVRPVLIIQNDIGNKYSPTVICAAITSQINKAKLPTHIEIDAVKYTLVKDSVILLEQIRTIDKKRLREKVSHLDTAIMKKVNEALFISLAL
- the alr gene encoding alanine racemase, whose protein sequence is MYYKRTVAEINLDAVDFNIKRIREKVPSGVRILGTVKADGYGHGAVEVSEVLKENGVDIFAVAMLDEAVHLRKNGIDDEILILGFTPANYISEVIKYDIIQTVSSIHEAQIISAEAKKQNKTAKVHIKIDTGMGRLGFPACPESVKKIIDIAEMDNLVIDGIFTHFAVSDIKDKSFTKIQRDKFVCIINSLEESGVNIPVKHCANSAAIIDFDDLFFNMVRPGIILYGLYPSDEVRKENLPLMPAMSLKTQVSFIKEVEDKTTISYGRTYAANGRRKIATLPVGYADGFSRLLSNKGFAVVGGVKVPITGRICMDQCMVDITDVDGVEVQDEIVLIGRMGNAEITADEVAEIIGTINYEVVCMIDKRVPRVYFKGGKIVKEVNAINS
- a CDS encoding NAD(P)H-hydrate dehydratase, giving the protein MKVADGTQMHAIDKMAIEKYGIPGIVLMENASKAVSLKCIEILNEIKGRTAVAVCGSGNNGGDGFAVARMLYCYGIKISVIFIGEEKKLTNDAKVNFESLKKIGIDICTDINCIEKCFNETDIIIDAIFGTGFKGKPRFPASKVIEMINSSGKKVISIDIPSGVDADNGHVDTVAVKADETVTFAYHKIGCILYPGAEYCGNITVANISIPNDVENMIEIKGNIAAPKDIWSLIPKRKARSNKGTYGKLFVIAGSEEMTGAGALCCKAAYKSGCGVVNACTLKKCADVMHILVPEAVVRILPGYDGKFFKDSFDVVSEDLRRADSVVIGPGIGKGKDVSEFTEKILLEAECNVLIDADGLNGIADSKSILKKMKKIPIITPHPMEFSRLTGLGINEILDNTVGEALKFAEKYNTVVLLKDARTVIASPWGDYYINMTGNNSLAKGGSGDVLSGIIGGFMAQGIEPYKAAVAGAYIHGTCGDLASEKLGMYGVDAGDIARYIPLAMNFIKDKAEKFK